A stretch of DNA from Solenopsis invicta isolate M01_SB chromosome 5, UNIL_Sinv_3.0, whole genome shotgun sequence:
GAAACAAAACAACgtgtagtaataaaaaaaagctaacgaagaacttataaaattgaaatctatctaattaatacttttcttaaacAAATCTATCACGTTAAatgttttatcaaataattaaatcttttagcTTAAAGAACAGGTTTTATAATACATCTTTGTATTGGAAAGTTTTTGGCTCGTGTTTTTAACAttaatctttttcaaatatttcctTAATCCTCTTGTTTATACGTAAATTgatatatctaaaaattataaatgtttatacataaattaagtttcattcttatatttttgtttctatttagCAACTACAGATACATAACTGTCATGTAACATGTAACTTACATGTATATTCTAATTGccatataattgtaatatgcaTATTAGTTATATTAGTTATATAGGCAATTATATATCTATGCtgctatatattattaatgtatgttttataagtatatatttaagaaatataagtCATACCTGACAGTCATATTATGGTGTTATTATAAGGATGTATTTACTATATGGAGTGTTGCACGCAGGACATTTTTCttgtaacaatttttgtatGCAGTCTTTGCAACAACATAAATGACCACATGGTATAAAAGCTATCTTAGATTTTTCACTTAAGCATATAATACATCTTCCTTCTTCATATAAATTGTTTGTAGTCACAgttgattttatattcttaatagATAGAAATGGTGTTTCTTGTTTGTCTTCCTCTATATTCTCAACGTTAATCCAATAGCCATAATCATCATAAGGAACGTTATAAACTTgttctacaaaaataattattttattttacttacacacacacgcgcacacgcacacacacacacgcacgcacgcgcacacacacacacacacacacacacacacacacacacacacacacacacacacacacacatactaatatatatatatatatatatgcattgtattttatatatatttatttaattacccTCATTATCATCAGTACTTTCTTCGGTATCTTTATTTCCATCAACTTCCGCAGCTTCTgctgttaataaatatatattagtatatacatatacttatgtgtgtgtgtgtgtgtgtgtgtgcgtgtgtgtgcgcgtgtgtgtgtgcgtgcgtgcgtgtgtgtgtgtgtgtgtgtgtgtgtgtgcgtgcgtgcgtgcgtgcgtgtgtgtgtgtgtgtgcgtgcgtgcgtgcgtgcgtgcgtgtgtgtgtgtgcgtgcgtgcgtgcgtgcgtgcgtgcgtgcgtgcgtgcgtgtgtgtgtgtgtacactaatatataagtatatacgtatatataaatatgtatacagtattatatatatttcttgaaaagtattaaatgtatatttttatacgacaaaaacatattataaagataatataaagatattatataataaaaatatattataaattttttatgcctaatattattaataaataacttataaaGAAACTTATGTTAGCATAGTAATtagtaaacattaaaaataattgtattatatcgGAATTTACGTCAATCACTGTCAAGAccgacataaaaaaataatactttatattatatatcttaattacatatatgaaaagatttataataaatttttgtcgtataaatattgttaattacttctaaaaattatatatttattgttcttGTATAAATAACAAATCGATTTGAATGAATAATCAAGTTATGTATTACATATAATCAAAATACTTTCAAAAGTACTACCTGTATTAAATGCTCCTTGATTTTGTGCTTCAgaacaattttcattattatctttacagaaaaaagaatattatttttaagtttacattttaattacgaTTAGTATACATTTAAGCatacaattaatgtaatttcttatttaaataatgaaaatgttactTAAGTATTATATTCAATTGTCAAGAAatctaaaatgaaaaataatattacctgtAAGTTCATTTAAGTTACTGTCACACATATCTGTCGTACTATCATATATAGTATTTTCTGCCAACGCATAAGAATTTTCAATAATACAATCGATGTTAACTGGAGTTAtgactaaaaaaagttttttaaatcattaataatatattataccttattgaaaaaagttatttgtgaacacaaacaattttaaattaagaaataaaaagtacacGTACcttccaatttatttttattcttgttagtTTCTGAACAAGAAAGAGAACTAGTGCTTTGATTTTTGTCTTCAATGTCAATAGTTGCAACTACAGAAATggagaatttaaataattagaaaaatatttatttctaaaaataatatatgtgtgtgtgtttgtgtgcgtgcgtgcgcgcgcgcgtgtgttatgtatgtacacatatgtatatatatatatatatatatatatatacttttacgCTTATTTTCTGCTGCCTCCATTCTTgtcattaatttcttatattattttgttatattgtaTGATTACAACAATACagtataagaatataaaacattaagaatatataagaatatacaaaatttaaaactagtataattaataatttgtgttattataaaaacaatttaattgtaaCATATAAGTGATTTATGTTCGTACTCATAGCTTGTTCCCatatttaaaatcgtttttaaGCAATCTTAAAGTGctatatgattatttattagttggatgagattttaaaatgattaaaagtcacacttaaagtaatattaaatatacaaacaaactataaatatatgtttatattataaaactaatttaaaaaatct
This window harbors:
- the LOC120357800 gene encoding E3 ubiquitin-protein ligase cblA-like isoform X2; its protein translation is MTYNSNELEVATIDIEDKNQSTSSLSCSETNKNKNKLEVITPVNIDCIIENSYALAENTIYDSTTDMCDSNLNELTDNNENCSEAQNQGAFNTEAAEVDGNKDTEESTDDNEEQVYNVPYDDYGYWINVENIEEDKQETPFLSIKNIKSTVTTNNLYEEGRCIICLSEKSKIAFIPCGHLCCCKDCIQKLLQEKCPACNTPYSKYILIITP
- the LOC120357800 gene encoding probable E3 ubiquitin-protein ligase LUL2 isoform X3, whose translation is MALLIVATIDIEDKNQSTSSLSCSETNKNKNKLEVITPVNIDCIIENSYALAENTIYDSTTDMCDSNLNELTDNNENCSEAQNQGAFNTAEAAEVDGNKDTEESTDDNEEQVYNVPYDDYGYWINVENIEEDKQETPFLSIKNIKSTVTTNNLYEEGRCIICLSEKSKIAFIPCGHLCCCKDCIQKLLQEKCPACNTPYSKYILIITP
- the LOC120357800 gene encoding E3 ubiquitin-protein ligase cblA-like isoform X5, which codes for MTYNSNELEVATIDIEDKNQSTSSLSCSETNKNKNKLEDNNENCSEAQNQGAFNTEAAEVDGNKDTEESTDDNEEQVYNVPYDDYGYWINVENIEEDKQETPFLSIKNIKSTVTTNNLYEEGRCIICLSEKSKIAFIPCGHLCCCKDCIQKLLQEKCPACNTPYSKYILIITP
- the LOC120357800 gene encoding E3 ubiquitin-protein ligase cblA-like isoform X4, with product MTYNSNELEVATIDIEDKNQSTSSLSCSETNKNKNKLEDNNENCSEAQNQGAFNTAEAAEVDGNKDTEESTDDNEEQVYNVPYDDYGYWINVENIEEDKQETPFLSIKNIKSTVTTNNLYEEGRCIICLSEKSKIAFIPCGHLCCCKDCIQKLLQEKCPACNTPYSKYILIITP
- the LOC120357800 gene encoding probable E3 ubiquitin-protein ligase LUL2 isoform X1 translates to MTYNSNELEVATIDIEDKNQSTSSLSCSETNKNKNKLEVITPVNIDCIIENSYALAENTIYDSTTDMCDSNLNELTDNNENCSEAQNQGAFNTAEAAEVDGNKDTEESTDDNEEQVYNVPYDDYGYWINVENIEEDKQETPFLSIKNIKSTVTTNNLYEEGRCIICLSEKSKIAFIPCGHLCCCKDCIQKLLQEKCPACNTPYSKYILIITP